The nucleotide window aaattaggcTTTGAATTTGACAATTGTTCTTATATTGAACTTGATAGGCCTTGAACTTAGTAATTATTTCTCTACATTTGGGGTTTGACCTTTTCTTTTTCCAAGTTAACGCTTGAAAATCTTAAAGTTTAGGTTCTAATATAAGAACAATTCTCAAGTTCAAGTCCCAATATAAGAATAATTGTCAAATTTAATGactaacttgaaaaaaaaaattcaaatcccaATGTAGGAACAGTTGCCTAGTCCAGACACCAGTGTGGGAATAATTGCCAACTTTAAAGCCTAACTtgaatgaaaaaaaattcaaaccctaattttaGAATAGTTTCCAAATTTAGGCATCAAATATTTAACCAAGCATCCCTATCCTACACTCATATCCGAGAATTTGACAGTCCAAATACACAAAAGaatgagaaaaaattaaaatatggaGTTGAGGGAGATATGAAGGCCCCCTCTGTCTGGCTTGTTTGTTGCATTAAAATCCACGAAAACAAAGCAAAGAAAGAGAGCTCCcatgggcccatttcaatataaaGCAATTATGGCAAGACAACGACCTTTTCTGTTTTTAATTCTCCAAAACAGACTGTTGCTTTCATCTTTTAAATATCACAAAAATTGCTTCTTAAACCATTTGCTGCCTTCTCACCCCTTCCCTTGAACCTCAACATGTTTGCTCTTAGTTCTGTATTCAATGGCTTCCAATTCTTTGTTCAAAACTTTTAAACACAATAGAAAGATTATGGGGAAGAGTGGTAAAGCTTTGAGGTGTTTCTTTGCAGTCGCCGTGCTTGTGGGAGTTGTTTGGTTATTGTTTGTTAGTATTGTAGCCAACCGAGCAACCGTCACGACGAAATCGACAACGGTTTCCTCGACTGAAGATTTGAAACATTGGGAATTTGTTGTCGACGATTTCCATTTTAATTATGTCAGCAAGAGAAGAGTTCCTAATGGACCTGATCCCATTCACAACAGGTATATGTTCTTGTCTCAAATAAGAT belongs to Gossypium arboreum isolate Shixiya-1 chromosome 7, ASM2569848v2, whole genome shotgun sequence and includes:
- the LOC108487355 gene encoding CLAVATA3/ESR (CLE)-related protein 25 encodes the protein MASNSLFKTFKHNRKIMGKSGKALRCFFAVAVLVGVVWLLFVSIVANRATVTTKSTTVSSTEDLKHWEFVVDDFHFNYVSKRRVPNGPDPIHNRRVSKSRQPPGRA